Proteins found in one Streptomyces sp. CB09001 genomic segment:
- the rplJ gene encoding 50S ribosomal protein L10: MATPEKAAAVAELTDKFRSSNAAVLTEYRGLTVAQLKTLRRSLGENAQYAVVKNTLTKIAANEAGITLDDQLFAGPTAVAFVTGDPVESAKGLRDFAKDNPNLVIKGGVLDGKAMSADEIKKLADLESREVLLSKLAGAMKGKQSQAASVFQALPSKLVRTVDALRAKQDEQGGAE, from the coding sequence ATGGCGACGCCCGAGAAGGCTGCCGCGGTTGCCGAGCTGACGGACAAGTTCCGCAGCTCCAACGCCGCTGTGCTGACCGAGTACCGCGGTCTCACCGTGGCGCAGCTCAAGACGCTGCGCCGGTCGCTCGGTGAGAACGCCCAGTACGCCGTGGTGAAGAACACGCTGACCAAGATTGCGGCCAACGAGGCCGGGATCACGCTCGACGACCAGCTCTTCGCTGGTCCGACGGCCGTCGCCTTCGTCACCGGTGACCCGGTGGAGTCGGCGAAGGGTCTGCGCGACTTCGCCAAGGACAACCCGAATCTCGTCATCAAGGGCGGTGTCCTTGACGGCAAGGCGATGTCCGCCGACGAGATCAAGAAGCTTGCGGACCTCGAGTCCCGCGAGGTTCTGCTCTCCAAGCTGGCCGGTGCCATGAAGGGCAAGCAGTCCCAGGCTGCCTCTGTCTTCCAGGCGCTGCCGTCGAAGCTCGTCCGCACCGTGGACGCGCTCCGTGCCAAGCAGGACGAGCAGGGCGGTGCCGAGTAA
- the rplA gene encoding 50S ribosomal protein L1: MSKRSKSLRAADAKIDRDKLYAPLEAVRLAKETSTSKFDGTVEVAFRLGVDPRKADQMVRGTVNLPHGTGKTARVLVFATGDRAEAATAAGADIVGSDELIDEVSKGRLDFDAVVATPDLMGKVGRLGRVLGPRGLMPNPKTGTVTPDVAKAVNDIKGGKIEFRVDKHSNLHFIIGKTSFDDTKLVENYGAALEEILRLKPSAAKGRYIRKAALSTTMGPGIPLDSNRTRNLLVEEDPAAV; this comes from the coding sequence GTGAGCAAGCGCAGCAAGTCTCTCCGCGCTGCGGACGCCAAGATCGACCGGGACAAGCTCTACGCCCCGCTCGAGGCCGTCCGTCTCGCCAAGGAGACCTCCACGAGCAAGTTCGACGGCACCGTCGAGGTCGCCTTCCGCCTGGGTGTCGACCCGCGCAAGGCCGACCAGATGGTCCGTGGCACCGTGAACCTCCCGCACGGCACCGGTAAGACCGCCCGGGTCCTGGTCTTCGCGACCGGTGACCGTGCCGAGGCCGCGACCGCCGCGGGCGCCGACATCGTCGGCTCCGACGAACTGATCGACGAGGTGTCGAAGGGCCGTCTGGACTTCGACGCCGTCGTCGCCACCCCGGACCTCATGGGCAAGGTCGGCCGCCTCGGCCGCGTGCTCGGTCCCCGTGGTCTCATGCCGAACCCCAAGACCGGCACCGTGACCCCGGACGTCGCCAAGGCTGTCAACGACATCAAGGGCGGCAAGATCGAGTTCCGCGTCGACAAGCACTCGAACCTGCACTTCATCATCGGCAAGACGTCGTTCGACGACACCAAGCTGGTGGAGAACTACGGCGCGGCGCTGGAGGAGATCCTCCGTCTGAAGCCGTCCGCCGCCAAGGGCCGCTACATCAGGAAGGCCGCCCTCAGCACCACGATGGGCCCGGGCATCCCGCTCGACTCCAACCGCACCCGCAACCTCCTCGTCGAGGAGGACCCGGCCGCGGTCTGA
- the rplL gene encoding 50S ribosomal protein L7/L12 has protein sequence MAKLSQDDLLAQFEEMTLIELSEFVKAFEEKFDVTAAAAAPVVVAGGGAAAGGAEAAEEKDEFDVILTGAGDKKIQVIKVVRELTSLGLKEAKDLVDGAPKPVLEKVAKDAAEKAAESLKGAGASVEVK, from the coding sequence ATGGCGAAGCTCAGCCAGGACGACCTGCTCGCCCAGTTCGAGGAGATGACCCTCATCGAGCTCTCCGAGTTCGTGAAGGCCTTCGAGGAGAAGTTCGACGTCACCGCCGCCGCGGCCGCCCCGGTCGTCGTCGCCGGTGGCGGTGCCGCCGCCGGTGGCGCCGAGGCCGCCGAGGAGAAGGACGAGTTCGACGTCATCCTCACCGGTGCCGGCGACAAGAAGATCCAGGTCATCAAGGTCGTGCGCGAGCTGACCTCCCTGGGTCTGAAGGAGGCCAAGGACCTCGTGGACGGCGCCCCGAAGCCCGTCCTCGAGAAGGTCGCCAAGGACGCCGCCGAGAAGGCCGCCGAGTCCCTCAAGGGCGCCGGCGCCTCCGTCGAGGTCAAGTAA
- a CDS encoding pyridoxal phosphate-dependent aminotransferase, with translation MSAATPPTERRVSARVGAISESATLAVDAKAKALKAAGRPVIGFGAGEPDFPTPDYIVEAAVEACKNPKFHRYTPAGGLPELKAAIAAKTLRDSGYEVDPSQILITNGGKQAIYEAFAAILDPGDEVIVPAPYWTTYPESIRLAGGVPVEVVADETAGYRVTVDQLEAARTEKTKVVLFVSPSNPTGAVYSEAETEAIGTWAVEHGLWVLTDEIYEHLVYGDAVSVSLPALLPELRDKCIVVNGVAKTYAMTGWRVGWVIGPKDVVKAATNLQSHATSNVANVSQAAALAAVSGDLDAVAKMREAFDRRRQTIVRMLNEIDGVLCPEPKGAFYAYPSVKALLGKEIRGRRPQDSVELAALILEEAEVAVVPGEAFGTPGYLRLSYALGDEDLVEGVSRIQKLLAEARD, from the coding sequence ATGAGCGCTGCAACCCCTCCCACCGAGCGCCGGGTCTCCGCCCGAGTCGGCGCGATCTCCGAGTCCGCGACCCTCGCCGTGGACGCCAAGGCCAAGGCCCTCAAGGCCGCCGGACGTCCCGTGATCGGCTTCGGCGCGGGTGAGCCCGACTTCCCGACGCCGGACTACATCGTCGAGGCCGCCGTCGAGGCGTGCAAGAACCCGAAGTTCCACCGCTACACGCCGGCCGGCGGGCTGCCCGAGCTGAAGGCCGCCATCGCCGCGAAGACGCTGCGCGACTCCGGCTACGAGGTCGACCCGTCGCAGATCCTCATCACCAACGGCGGCAAGCAGGCCATCTACGAGGCGTTCGCCGCGATCCTCGACCCGGGCGACGAGGTCATCGTCCCGGCGCCCTACTGGACGACGTACCCCGAGTCCATCCGGCTGGCCGGCGGTGTCCCGGTCGAGGTGGTCGCCGACGAGACGGCCGGCTACCGGGTGACGGTGGACCAGCTGGAGGCCGCGCGCACCGAGAAGACCAAGGTCGTCCTCTTCGTGTCGCCGTCGAACCCGACGGGGGCGGTGTACAGCGAGGCCGAGACCGAGGCGATCGGCACGTGGGCCGTCGAGCACGGCCTGTGGGTGCTGACCGACGAGATCTACGAGCACCTCGTCTACGGCGACGCCGTGTCCGTGTCGCTGCCGGCGCTGCTGCCCGAGCTGCGCGACAAGTGCATCGTGGTCAACGGCGTGGCGAAGACCTACGCGATGACCGGCTGGCGGGTCGGGTGGGTCATCGGCCCGAAGGACGTCGTCAAGGCCGCGACCAACCTCCAGTCGCACGCCACGTCCAACGTGGCCAACGTGTCCCAGGCGGCGGCGCTGGCCGCGGTCTCGGGCGACCTGGACGCCGTGGCGAAGATGCGGGAGGCCTTCGACCGGCGCCGCCAGACGATCGTGCGGATGCTCAACGAGATCGACGGCGTGCTGTGCCCCGAGCCGAAGGGCGCGTTCTACGCCTACCCGTCGGTGAAGGCGCTGCTCGGCAAGGAGATCCGCGGCAGGCGTCCGCAGGACTCGGTCGAGCTGGCCGCGCTCATCCTGGAGGAGGCCGAGGTCGCGGTGGTGCCGGGTGAGGCGTTCGGCACACCGGGGTACCTGCGGCTGTCGTACGCGCTCGGTGACGAGGACCTCGTCGAGGGCGTGAGCCGGATCCAGAAGCTGCTGGCGGAGGCGCGGGACTGA
- a CDS encoding DUF1396 domain-containing protein encodes MKTSVRVPVGASLAALLLAAGAVGCSKEDQASESPEMTPAAAVAKAAKNTEEINSLHYRMTGKVPEEGRVKAEAQMQIKPTLAMSMKMTALDQGAEGTAEIRLVDKAMYIGGGPEAAKEMDGKSWIKFDLAAMGAGDELNQLGGASQADKNPATESTFLTGAKDVEKVGSETVDGVKTTHYKGTVTLADLEKSLGDEDKATRDKRQKSIEQYEKMGLDKLTMDMWVDGDDQTKQFRMRGDAEKGPLDMTITFLGVNEPVKVTAPPAGEVADLADMMKEAQQG; translated from the coding sequence ATGAAGACTTCCGTACGTGTGCCCGTGGGCGCCTCACTCGCCGCGCTGCTGCTCGCCGCGGGGGCGGTCGGCTGCTCCAAGGAGGACCAGGCCTCCGAGTCCCCGGAGATGACGCCTGCGGCCGCCGTCGCCAAGGCGGCGAAGAACACGGAGGAGATCAACTCCCTCCACTACCGCATGACCGGCAAGGTCCCCGAGGAGGGCCGGGTCAAGGCCGAGGCCCAGATGCAGATCAAGCCCACGCTGGCGATGAGCATGAAGATGACGGCGCTCGACCAGGGCGCCGAAGGGACCGCGGAGATCCGGCTCGTCGACAAGGCCATGTACATCGGCGGCGGCCCCGAGGCGGCCAAGGAGATGGACGGCAAGAGCTGGATCAAGTTCGACCTGGCCGCGATGGGCGCCGGCGACGAGCTGAACCAGCTGGGCGGCGCCTCCCAGGCCGACAAGAACCCGGCGACCGAGTCCACCTTCCTCACCGGGGCCAAGGACGTCGAGAAGGTCGGCTCCGAGACGGTCGACGGCGTGAAGACCACCCACTACAAGGGCACGGTCACCCTCGCCGACCTGGAGAAGTCCCTCGGGGACGAGGACAAGGCCACCCGGGACAAGCGCCAGAAGAGCATCGAGCAGTACGAGAAGATGGGCCTCGACAAGCTCACGATGGACATGTGGGTCGACGGCGACGACCAGACCAAGCAGTTCCGCATGCGCGGCGACGCCGAGAAGGGCCCGCTGGACATGACCATCACCTTCCTCGGCGTCAACGAGCCCGTGAAGGTCACCGCCCCTCCGGCCGGGGAGGTCGCCGACCTGGCCGACATGATGAAGGAGGCCCAGCAGGGCTGA
- the nusG gene encoding transcription termination/antitermination protein NusG, whose protein sequence is MSDPNVNDAIEPVESVEDEPGTVEGADNEDTEASAEAEAADDTVVAETDEDATDAEADETAEATDAEAEADADAAESEEPAAEEPDLDPIEKLRQELRVLPGEWYVIHTYAGYENRVKTNLEQRAVSLNVEDYIFQAEVPQEEVVQIKNGDRKTIRQNKLPGYVLVRMDLTNESWGVVRNTPGVTGFVGNAYDPYPLTLDEIVKMLAPEAEEKAAREAAEAEGKPAPQRKVEVQVLDFEVGDSVTVTDGPFATLQATINEINADSKKVKGLVEIFGRETPVELSFDQIQKN, encoded by the coding sequence GTGTCTGACCCGAACGTGAACGACGCCATCGAGCCGGTCGAGTCCGTCGAGGACGAGCCCGGCACCGTCGAGGGCGCCGACAACGAGGACACCGAGGCCTCCGCCGAGGCCGAGGCTGCCGACGACACGGTCGTCGCGGAGACGGACGAGGACGCGACGGACGCGGAGGCGGACGAGACCGCCGAGGCGACCGACGCAGAGGCCGAAGCCGACGCCGACGCGGCGGAGTCCGAGGAGCCCGCGGCCGAGGAGCCCGACCTCGACCCGATCGAGAAGCTCCGCCAGGAGCTGCGCGTCCTGCCCGGCGAGTGGTACGTCATCCACACCTACGCCGGTTACGAGAACCGCGTGAAGACCAACCTCGAGCAGCGCGCCGTCTCCCTCAACGTCGAGGACTACATCTTCCAGGCCGAGGTGCCGCAGGAAGAGGTTGTCCAGATCAAGAACGGCGACCGCAAGACGATCCGTCAGAACAAGCTGCCGGGTTACGTCCTGGTCCGCATGGACCTGACCAACGAGTCCTGGGGCGTCGTCCGCAACACCCCCGGCGTCACCGGCTTCGTCGGCAACGCCTACGACCCGTACCCGCTGACGCTGGACGAGATCGTCAAGATGCTCGCCCCGGAGGCCGAGGAGAAGGCCGCCCGCGAGGCCGCCGAGGCCGAGGGCAAGCCGGCTCCGCAGCGCAAGGTCGAGGTCCAGGTCCTGGACTTCGAGGTCGGCGACTCGGTCACCGTCACCGACGGCCCCTTCGCCACCCTCCAGGCCACGATCAACGAGATCAACGCCGACTCGAAGAAGGTCAAGGGCCTCGTCGAGATCTTCGGCCGCGAGACCCCGGTCGAGCTGAGCTTCGACCAGATCCAGAAGAACTAG
- a CDS encoding DUF3291 domain-containing protein, with protein sequence MPTLPWTVPNETPRATEVHVFASRFETRTLWGALKFLARTPGVWRQVGGAPGAYGAALKAEPFKRTFWTLSAWESPEALRTFARSGTHAPTSRGLSAQMRDSKFASWPASSDELPVSWAEVRRRLS encoded by the coding sequence ATGCCCACCCTTCCCTGGACCGTGCCGAACGAGACTCCCCGCGCCACCGAGGTCCACGTCTTCGCCTCCCGCTTCGAGACCCGCACCCTGTGGGGAGCGCTGAAGTTCCTCGCGCGCACGCCGGGCGTGTGGCGGCAGGTCGGCGGCGCACCCGGAGCGTACGGGGCCGCACTGAAGGCGGAACCCTTCAAGCGGACCTTCTGGACGCTCTCCGCCTGGGAGTCGCCCGAGGCCCTCAGGACCTTTGCCCGCTCCGGCACCCACGCACCGACGTCGCGCGGGCTGTCGGCGCAGATGCGGGACTCGAAGTTCGCCTCCTGGCCGGCGTCGAGCGACGAGCTCCCGGTGAGCTGGGCGGAGGTGCGCAGGCGCCTGTCGTGA
- a CDS encoding UDP-N-acetylmuramate dehydrogenase has translation MQELHDAPLAPLTTFRLGGPATRLLTATTDAEVIAAVREADDAGTPLLLVGGGSNLVIGDKGFDGTALHIATRGFRLDGTTLELAAGEIWTDAVARTVEAGLAGVECLAGIPGSAGATPIQNVGAYGQEVSATITEVTAYDRRSRETVALSNADCSFSYRHSRFKAEPERYVVLRVRFELENADGLSAPLRYAETARALGVEAGDRVPLTAARETVLKLRAEKGMVLDPEDHDTWSAGSFFTNPILTDDEFAAFRSRVAGRLGAAAEPPAFPAGEGRVKTSAAWLIDKAGFTKGYGTGPARISTKHTLALTNRGEATTEDLLALAREVVAGVHEAFGVTLVNEPVTVGVAL, from the coding sequence GTGCAGGAACTCCACGACGCCCCCCTCGCCCCCCTGACCACCTTCCGCCTGGGCGGGCCCGCGACCCGGCTGCTCACGGCCACCACCGACGCCGAGGTGATCGCCGCCGTCCGCGAGGCCGACGACGCCGGGACCCCGCTGCTGCTCGTAGGCGGCGGATCCAACCTGGTCATCGGCGACAAGGGCTTCGACGGCACCGCCCTGCACATCGCCACGCGAGGCTTCCGCCTCGACGGCACGACGCTCGAGCTGGCGGCCGGCGAGATCTGGACCGACGCCGTCGCCCGCACCGTGGAGGCGGGCCTGGCGGGCGTCGAGTGCCTGGCCGGCATCCCCGGCTCGGCCGGCGCGACCCCGATCCAGAACGTCGGCGCGTACGGCCAGGAGGTCTCCGCCACGATCACCGAGGTCACGGCGTACGACCGCCGCAGCCGCGAGACCGTCGCCCTCTCCAACGCCGACTGCTCCTTCTCCTACCGCCACAGCCGCTTCAAGGCCGAGCCCGAGCGGTACGTAGTCCTGCGTGTCCGCTTCGAGCTGGAGAACGCCGACGGGCTCTCCGCGCCCCTCCGCTACGCCGAGACGGCCCGCGCCCTCGGTGTCGAGGCGGGCGACCGGGTGCCGCTGACGGCCGCCCGGGAGACGGTGCTGAAGCTGCGTGCCGAGAAGGGCATGGTGCTGGACCCCGAGGACCACGACACCTGGTCGGCCGGGTCGTTCTTCACCAACCCGATCCTCACGGACGACGAGTTCGCCGCGTTCCGCTCCCGCGTCGCCGGGCGCCTCGGTGCCGCCGCGGAGCCGCCCGCCTTCCCGGCCGGGGAGGGCCGCGTCAAGACGTCCGCGGCCTGGCTGATCGACAAGGCGGGCTTCACCAAGGGGTACGGCACGGGCCCCGCCCGCATCTCCACCAAGCACACCCTCGCCCTCACCAACCGGGGCGAGGCGACGACCGAGGACCTGCTCGCGCTGGCCCGCGAGGTCGTCGCCGGGGTCCACGAGGCCTTCGGCGTCACGCTGGTCAACGAACCGGTGACGGTGGGCGTCGCCCTGTAG
- a CDS encoding adenosine deaminase, with the protein MERVRDVSELPKAHLHLHFTGSMRPATLLELADKHGVRLPETLTEALGRGESPKLRATDERGWFRFQRLYDAARSCLQTPEDIQRLVREAAEEDLRDGSGWLEIQVDPTSYAPRLGGLIPALEIILDAVETTVRDTGVGMRVLVAANRMKHPLDARTLARLAVRYAERGVVGFGLSNDERRGMARDFDRAFAIARDGGLLSAPHGGELTGPASVRDCLDDLEADRIGHGVRAAEDPRLLKRLADRQVTCEVCPASNVALGVYEKPEDVPLRRLFEAGVPMALGADDPLLFGSRLAAQYEIAREHHGFTDAELAELARQSVRGSAAPEEVKGKLLAGVDDWLAA; encoded by the coding sequence ATGGAGCGTGTACGTGATGTCTCTGAACTGCCCAAGGCCCATCTCCACCTGCACTTCACCGGGTCGATGCGGCCCGCCACCCTGCTGGAACTGGCCGACAAGCACGGCGTGCGGCTGCCCGAGACGCTGACCGAGGCCCTGGGCCGCGGCGAGTCGCCGAAGCTGCGGGCGACGGACGAGCGCGGCTGGTTCCGTTTCCAGCGGCTGTACGACGCGGCGCGGTCGTGTCTGCAGACGCCGGAGGACATCCAGCGGCTGGTCCGGGAGGCCGCAGAGGAGGATCTGCGGGACGGGTCGGGGTGGCTGGAGATCCAGGTCGATCCGACGTCGTACGCGCCGCGGCTGGGCGGGCTGATCCCGGCGTTGGAGATCATCCTGGACGCGGTGGAGACGACCGTGCGGGACACCGGGGTCGGGATGCGGGTGCTGGTCGCCGCGAACCGGATGAAGCATCCGCTGGACGCGCGGACGCTGGCGCGGCTGGCGGTGCGGTATGCGGAGCGGGGCGTGGTGGGCTTCGGGCTGTCGAACGACGAACGGCGCGGGATGGCGCGGGACTTCGACCGGGCGTTCGCGATCGCGCGGGACGGGGGGTTGCTGAGCGCGCCGCACGGGGGTGAGCTGACCGGTCCGGCGTCGGTGCGGGACTGCCTGGACGACCTGGAGGCGGACCGGATCGGGCACGGTGTGCGGGCGGCGGAGGATCCCCGGCTGCTGAAGCGGCTGGCGGACCGGCAGGTGACGTGCGAGGTGTGCCCGGCGTCGAACGTCGCGCTGGGGGTGTACGAGAAGCCGGAGGACGTGCCGCTGCGTCGGCTGTTCGAGGCGGGGGTGCCGATGGCGCTGGGCGCGGACGATCCGCTGCTGTTCGGGTCCCGGCTGGCCGCCCAGTACGAGATCGCGCGCGAGCACCACGGGTTCACGGACGCGGAGCTGGCGGAGCTGGCGCGGCAGTCGGTGCGGGGGTCGGCGGCGCCGGAGGAGGTGAAGGGGAAGCTGTTGGCGGGGGTGGACGACTGGCTTGCGGCGTAG
- the rplK gene encoding 50S ribosomal protein L11 — protein MPPKKKKVTGLIKLQIQAGAANPAPPVGPALGQHGVNIMEFCKAYNAATESQRGWVIPVEITVYEDRSFTFITKTPPAAKMILKAAGVEKGSGEPHKTKVAKITRDQVREIATTKMPDLNANDLDQAEKIIAGTARSMGVTVEG, from the coding sequence ATGCCTCCCAAGAAGAAGAAGGTCACGGGGCTCATCAAGCTCCAGATCCAGGCCGGTGCCGCGAACCCGGCTCCGCCGGTCGGCCCCGCGCTGGGTCAGCACGGCGTCAACATCATGGAGTTCTGCAAGGCCTACAACGCCGCGACCGAGTCGCAGCGCGGCTGGGTCATCCCGGTGGAGATCACGGTCTACGAGGACCGCTCCTTCACCTTCATCACCAAGACGCCGCCGGCCGCCAAGATGATCCTCAAGGCCGCGGGCGTGGAGAAGGGCTCCGGCGAGCCGCACAAGACCAAGGTCGCGAAGATCACGCGTGACCAGGTCCGTGAGATCGCCACCACCAAGATGCCCGACCTCAACGCCAACGACCTGGACCAGGCGGAGAAGATCATCGCCGGTACCGCCCGTTCCATGGGCGTCACGGTCGAGGGCTGA
- the secE gene encoding preprotein translocase subunit SecE: MTDAVGSIDMPDAQDEAPDSKKKSRKGGKRGKKGPLKRLALFYRQIVAELRKVVWPSRNQLTTYTTVVIIFVVIMIGLVTLIDYGFSHAAKYVFG, translated from the coding sequence GTGACGGACGCCGTGGGCTCCATCGACATGCCTGATGCCCAGGACGAGGCGCCGGACTCCAAGAAGAAGTCCCGCAAAGGCGGCAAGCGCGGCAAGAAGGGCCCGCTGAAGCGGCTCGCGCTCTTCTACCGCCAGATCGTCGCCGAGCTGCGCAAGGTCGTCTGGCCCAGCCGCAACCAGCTGACGACGTACACCACCGTGGTGATCATCTTCGTGGTCATCATGATCGGCCTGGTGACTCTGATTGACTATGGCTTCTCTCACGCCGCCAAGTACGTCTTCGGCTGA